One genomic segment of Bradyrhizobium diazoefficiens includes these proteins:
- a CDS encoding type I secretion system permease/ATPase, producing MFAGRPRPVDHYEESQSELSAFLRSCRRIFWALAAFSGMSNLLMLTGSFFMLQVYDRVLPGRSIPTLVALMVLATVLYLFQGGLDLVRSRISARVGRYLDESLGVRIFDALVRLPLKTRADGDGLQPVRDLDQVRSFLSSGGPTALFDLPWMPIYLGVCFLFHFWIGVTALVGALVLVGVTMLTETHTRGPAKASSRLAVSRTALALEGRRNAEVLQAMGMRHQAALRWRDVNAKYLAAHERASDVANGLGGASKIFRAILQSLVLAVGAVLVINQESTAGIIIAGSILTARALAPVEMAIANWKGFVAARQSGQRLDHLLKLLPHEEERLALPAPVETLTAENLYIGAPNAERPTLSEVSFQLRSGQAVGIIGPSGSGKSTLARALVGVWPCIRGRIRLDNAALDHWSSDALGKHIGYLPQDVELFDGSIAMNIARFDPHATAAAVLEASHAAGAHDLVLSLPDGYSTKIGEGGLALSAGQRQRIGLARAFYGKPFLVVLDEPSSNLDAEGEEALTEAILNVRRRGGIVAVVAHRPKALEGVDHVLCLGEGRVQSFGKREEVLKRVLRNPVPLKVVAEAHGGGR from the coding sequence CGCTGGTCGCCCCCGGCCAGTGGATCACTATGAAGAGTCGCAGTCGGAGTTGTCGGCTTTCCTGCGATCTTGCCGCCGGATTTTCTGGGCACTCGCGGCCTTCAGCGGGATGAGCAATCTGCTCATGCTCACCGGCTCGTTTTTCATGTTACAAGTCTATGATCGGGTGCTGCCCGGACGCAGCATACCGACGCTGGTCGCCTTGATGGTTCTGGCCACGGTGCTTTACCTGTTCCAGGGCGGGCTCGACCTCGTCAGGAGCAGGATCAGCGCCCGGGTCGGCCGGTACCTTGATGAAAGTCTGGGCGTTCGCATCTTTGACGCGCTTGTTCGCTTGCCTTTGAAGACCAGAGCGGATGGCGATGGCCTGCAGCCGGTGCGGGACCTCGATCAGGTCCGCAGCTTCCTGTCGAGCGGAGGGCCGACGGCGCTCTTCGATCTGCCCTGGATGCCGATCTATCTTGGCGTCTGCTTCCTCTTTCACTTCTGGATTGGCGTCACTGCGCTGGTCGGCGCGCTGGTGCTGGTCGGCGTTACGATGCTCACGGAAACGCACACCCGAGGGCCGGCAAAGGCGAGCTCGCGTCTCGCCGTTTCGCGAACTGCCCTCGCGCTCGAGGGACGGCGCAATGCCGAGGTTCTGCAGGCCATGGGCATGCGGCACCAGGCGGCCTTGCGTTGGCGAGATGTCAACGCGAAATACCTCGCGGCCCATGAGCGAGCCAGCGATGTCGCAAACGGACTCGGTGGTGCTTCCAAGATTTTCCGGGCGATCTTGCAATCGCTGGTTCTTGCCGTTGGCGCCGTCCTCGTCATCAACCAGGAATCGACGGCCGGCATCATCATTGCCGGATCGATCCTCACCGCGCGGGCCCTGGCGCCCGTCGAAATGGCCATTGCGAATTGGAAGGGATTCGTCGCCGCGCGACAATCGGGACAACGGCTCGATCACTTGCTGAAGCTTCTGCCTCACGAGGAGGAGCGGTTGGCATTGCCTGCGCCTGTTGAAACCCTCACCGCCGAGAACCTCTATATCGGTGCGCCGAACGCCGAAAGGCCGACGCTCAGCGAAGTGTCGTTCCAGCTGCGGAGCGGGCAGGCGGTTGGAATCATTGGTCCGAGCGGATCCGGCAAGTCGACGCTGGCGCGCGCGCTGGTGGGAGTGTGGCCGTGCATTCGAGGCCGGATCCGGCTCGACAATGCCGCCCTTGATCACTGGTCTTCGGACGCTCTCGGCAAGCATATCGGTTATCTGCCCCAGGACGTCGAATTGTTCGACGGCAGCATTGCGATGAACATTGCACGATTCGACCCGCACGCTACCGCCGCCGCTGTTCTGGAAGCCTCGCATGCCGCAGGTGCGCATGACCTCGTCCTCTCCCTTCCGGACGGCTACAGCACGAAGATCGGCGAGGGAGGGTTGGCGCTGTCGGCGGGTCAGCGGCAGCGTATCGGGCTTGCGCGCGCCTTTTACGGCAAGCCCTTCCTGGTCGTGCTTGATGAACCCTCTTCCAATCTCGATGCCGAGGGCGAGGAGGCCTTGACCGAGGCGATCCTGAACGTGCGGCGCCGCGGTGGGATTGTCGCCGTTGTCGCGCATCGGCCGAAGGCGCTGGAAGGCGTGGACCATGTCTTGTGCCTCGGAGAAGGCAGGGTCCAGTCCTTCGGCAAGAGAGAGGAGGTTCTCAAGCGCGTGTTGCGGAATCCGGTA